The following proteins come from a genomic window of Sphaerisporangium rubeum:
- a CDS encoding arginine repressor, which yields MTIPLTKAGRLAKIAELVNRHQVRSQPELARLLAESGVEVTQATLSRDLDELGALKLRADDGSLVYALPGEGGARIPLTRTGGGETPAARLRRVAEELLVSAAASANLVIVRTPPGAAQFLASALDHADWSSILGTVAGDDTILVISRDPAGGTELAEALLRLTDRRGQFG from the coding sequence ATGACCATCCCTCTGACCAAGGCCGGCCGCCTGGCGAAGATCGCCGAACTGGTGAACCGGCACCAGGTCAGATCACAACCCGAGCTGGCGCGCCTGCTCGCGGAGAGCGGCGTCGAGGTCACCCAGGCCACACTGTCACGTGACCTCGACGAGCTCGGCGCGCTCAAACTGCGCGCCGACGACGGCTCACTGGTGTACGCGCTGCCCGGCGAAGGCGGGGCACGCATCCCCCTGACCCGCACCGGCGGCGGGGAGACCCCCGCCGCCAGGCTGCGGCGCGTCGCCGAGGAACTGCTGGTGTCCGCCGCGGCGTCGGCGAACCTCGTGATCGTCCGCACACCGCCGGGAGCGGCGCAGTTCCTCGCCTCCGCGCTCGACCACGCCGACTGGAGCTCCATCCTCGGCACCGTCGCGGGCGACGACACGATCCTGGTGATCAGCCGTGACCCGGCCGGCGGCACGGAGCTCGCCGAGGCCCTGCTCAGGCTGACCGACCGGCGCGGCCAGTTCGGCTGA
- the argF gene encoding ornithine carbamoyltransferase produces the protein MSSSVSGTVRHFLRDDDLAPHEQAEVLGLAEVMKKDRFGHRPFEGPQTVAVLFDKHSTRTRVSFAVGIAELGGQPLVIDGGNSQMGRGEPVEDTARVLSRQVAAIVWRTFGQDRLEAMAAASTVPVVNALTDLFHPCQVLADLLTVREHQGPLAGRTLTYLGDGANNMAHSYLLGGATAGMHVRVAAPAAYQPDETIVERAATIAAGTGGSVTVLTDPEAAAAGTHVLATDTWVSMGQDGKDARVAALGPYQVNSALAALAAPDVLVLHCLPAYRGMEISAELLDGPRGAAVWDQAENRLHAQKALLHWLVTRR, from the coding sequence ATGAGCAGCAGTGTGAGCGGTACCGTCCGGCACTTCCTGCGCGACGACGACCTCGCGCCGCACGAGCAGGCCGAGGTGCTCGGCCTCGCCGAGGTCATGAAGAAGGACCGCTTCGGCCACCGGCCGTTCGAGGGCCCGCAGACGGTGGCCGTGCTGTTCGACAAGCATTCCACCCGCACCCGCGTGTCGTTCGCCGTCGGCATCGCCGAGCTCGGCGGCCAGCCCCTCGTCATCGACGGCGGCAACTCCCAGATGGGCCGCGGCGAACCCGTCGAGGACACCGCGCGCGTCCTGTCGCGCCAGGTCGCCGCCATCGTGTGGCGCACCTTCGGCCAGGACCGCCTGGAGGCCATGGCCGCCGCGTCCACCGTCCCCGTCGTCAACGCGCTCACCGACCTGTTCCACCCCTGCCAGGTGCTCGCCGACCTGCTCACCGTGCGCGAGCACCAGGGCCCCCTCGCCGGCCGCACCCTCACCTACCTCGGTGACGGCGCCAACAACATGGCGCACTCCTACCTGCTCGGCGGCGCCACCGCCGGCATGCACGTACGCGTCGCCGCACCCGCCGCGTACCAGCCCGACGAGACGATCGTCGAGCGCGCCGCGACCATCGCCGCCGGCACCGGCGGGTCGGTCACCGTGCTGACCGACCCCGAGGCCGCGGCCGCCGGCACCCACGTGCTCGCCACCGACACCTGGGTGTCGATGGGTCAGGACGGCAAGGACGCACGCGTCGCCGCGCTCGGCCCCTACCAGGTGAACTCCGCGCTCGCCGCGCTCGCCGCCCCCGACGTCCTCGTGCTGCACTGCCTGCCCGCCTACCGCGGCATGGAGATCAGCGCCGAACTGCTGGACGGCCCACGCGGCGCGGCGGTGTGGGATCAGGCGGAGAACCGCCTGCACGCACAGAAAGCCCTGCTCCATTGGCTGGTGACAAGAAGATGA